A genomic window from Streptomyces sp. NBC_00234 includes:
- a CDS encoding LysR family transcriptional regulator, with the protein MRHADPHGIGSPPHSHSPTPLAPDLNLLRTFLAVYRSGSFTAAARLLGLSQPTVTTQIRTLERQTGRELFERLPRGVAPTAVAHDLVTRVAEPLDALAAVSGHHTTAPETAAPVHLAGPAELLCTLALPALAPLAAEGVRLRVSMHLTEPLLEELRAGRHDLVIATARPRGRTLTAVPLMDEEFVLVAAPSWADHVAPRLAAVGPAALHTVPLITYAEDLPIARRYWRHVFGTRLSCPAAVTVPDLRGVRAAVVAGAGFTVLPRYLCLDDLASGALVTLHEPEDPPINTGYLVQRPGTPENPDVIRVRDLLLQAGRTW; encoded by the coding sequence ATGAGGCACGCAGATCCCCATGGCATCGGTTCGCCGCCGCACTCGCACTCCCCCACGCCCCTCGCGCCGGACCTGAACCTGCTGCGCACCTTCCTGGCCGTCTATCGCTCCGGATCGTTCACGGCCGCCGCCAGACTGCTCGGCCTGTCCCAACCCACGGTGACCACCCAGATCCGTACTCTGGAGCGTCAGACGGGACGCGAACTGTTCGAGCGGTTGCCTCGCGGGGTCGCACCGACGGCCGTCGCCCACGATCTCGTGACGCGTGTCGCCGAGCCCCTCGACGCGCTCGCCGCCGTCTCCGGGCACCACACCACGGCGCCCGAAACGGCCGCTCCCGTACACCTCGCGGGACCCGCCGAGCTGTTGTGCACCCTCGCCCTACCCGCACTCGCTCCCCTGGCAGCCGAAGGCGTACGGCTGCGCGTGTCCATGCACCTCACCGAGCCGCTCCTGGAGGAGCTGCGCGCGGGACGCCATGACCTCGTCATCGCCACCGCCCGCCCGCGCGGCAGGACACTGACCGCCGTACCGCTCATGGACGAGGAGTTCGTCCTGGTCGCGGCGCCGTCCTGGGCCGACCACGTCGCACCACGCCTCGCCGCGGTGGGCCCGGCCGCCCTGCACACCGTCCCACTCATCACGTACGCCGAGGACCTGCCCATCGCGCGCCGCTACTGGCGCCACGTCTTCGGCACGCGCCTGTCGTGCCCGGCCGCCGTCACCGTGCCCGACCTGCGCGGCGTACGCGCCGCGGTCGTCGCGGGGGCCGGCTTCACCGTTCTTCCCCGCTACCTCTGCCTCGACGACCTCGCCTCCGGCGCCCTCGTCACGCTGCACGAACCGGAAGACCCGCCGATCAACACCGGCTATCTCGTCCAGCGGCCCGGCACTCCCGAGAACCCCGACGTCATCCGGGTCCGCGACCTGCTGCTGCAAGCGGGCCGCACCTGGTGA
- a CDS encoding type 1 glutamine amidotransferase domain-containing protein: MSKILFVMTGVDFWTLADGTKHPTGFWAEEAVAPYEAFKAAGHEIVVATPGGVVPTVDQGSLAPEVNGGQEGADRVAAALGSLTEIRTPIRLEDVALDAYDAVFYPGGHGPMEDLAVDATSGRLLIDTLDSGKPLAVVCHAPAALLAATRADGANAFGGYRVAAFSNVEETQAGLADKAKWLLETRLVEAGVDVRTGEPWAPHVVVDRNLVTGQNPASSAPLAAEVLKKLA, from the coding sequence ATGTCCAAGATTCTTTTCGTGATGACCGGCGTCGACTTCTGGACGCTGGCCGACGGCACCAAGCACCCGACGGGCTTCTGGGCCGAGGAGGCCGTCGCTCCGTACGAGGCGTTCAAGGCCGCGGGCCACGAGATCGTCGTCGCCACACCCGGCGGGGTCGTACCGACCGTGGACCAGGGCAGTCTGGCGCCCGAGGTCAACGGTGGCCAGGAGGGTGCCGACAGGGTCGCCGCCGCCCTCGGCTCCCTCACCGAGATCAGGACCCCGATCCGGCTGGAGGACGTGGCCCTCGACGCCTACGACGCCGTCTTCTACCCCGGCGGCCACGGCCCCATGGAGGACCTCGCCGTCGACGCCACCTCCGGCCGGCTGCTCATCGACACGCTCGACTCCGGGAAGCCGCTGGCCGTCGTCTGCCACGCCCCGGCCGCGCTCCTCGCGGCAACGCGCGCGGACGGCGCGAACGCCTTCGGCGGCTACCGCGTGGCCGCGTTCAGCAACGTGGAGGAGACCCAGGCCGGGCTCGCCGACAAGGCGAAGTGGCTGCTGGAGACCCGCCTCGTCGAAGCCGGTGTCGACGTCCGGACCGGTGAGCCGTGGGCACCGCACGTCGTCGTCGACCGCAACCTCGTCACCGGGCAGAACCCCGCCTCCTCCGCCCCGCTCGCCGCAGAGGTCCTCAAGAAGCTGGCGTGA
- a CDS encoding GlxA family transcriptional regulator, which produces MQRRPHRVVVLALDGVYPFELGIPSRVLGSAEGRYEVLTCSVDGRSVRTNADFSVTVEHGAEALRTAETVVIPPYDPALLTREVPAELRAVLASIPSEARIVSICTGAFLLAGAGLLDGRPATTHWALAATFSAWYPQVALDPDVLFVDDGNLLTSAGAASGVDVCLHLVRKDHGTAVANRVARSCVVPPWRDGGQAQYIEQPVPDTMANGTSATRQWALENLHEPLTLSELADHARMSLRTFARRFNEEVAMSPGRWLIQQRVARARHLLESTDLPVDDIAGQVGFATGTSLRQHLHASIGVSPLAYRRTFRGGAANPGAPVPAGQPREAAPL; this is translated from the coding sequence ATGCAGCGTCGCCCCCACCGTGTCGTCGTACTCGCCCTCGACGGCGTGTACCCCTTCGAGCTCGGAATTCCGAGCCGTGTCCTCGGTTCCGCCGAGGGCCGGTACGAGGTCCTGACCTGCTCGGTCGACGGCCGGTCCGTACGGACCAACGCCGACTTCTCGGTGACCGTCGAGCACGGCGCGGAGGCCCTGCGCACCGCCGAGACCGTCGTGATCCCGCCCTACGATCCGGCGCTCCTCACCCGCGAGGTGCCGGCGGAGCTTCGGGCGGTACTCGCCTCGATCCCCTCCGAGGCCCGCATCGTGTCCATCTGCACGGGAGCCTTCCTGCTCGCCGGCGCCGGACTTCTGGACGGCCGGCCCGCCACGACCCACTGGGCGCTCGCCGCCACCTTCAGTGCCTGGTACCCGCAGGTGGCGCTCGACCCGGATGTCCTGTTCGTCGACGACGGGAACCTGCTGACGTCGGCGGGGGCGGCCTCGGGGGTGGACGTCTGCCTGCATCTCGTACGCAAGGACCACGGGACCGCCGTCGCCAACCGCGTGGCCCGCTCGTGCGTCGTACCGCCGTGGCGGGACGGCGGACAGGCCCAGTACATCGAACAGCCCGTCCCCGACACCATGGCCAACGGGACCTCGGCCACCAGGCAGTGGGCGCTGGAGAACCTGCACGAGCCGCTCACTCTCAGCGAACTCGCCGACCACGCCCGGATGAGCCTGCGGACCTTCGCGCGCCGGTTCAACGAGGAGGTCGCCATGAGCCCCGGGCGCTGGCTGATCCAGCAGCGGGTGGCCCGGGCCCGGCACCTGCTGGAGTCCACCGACCTGCCCGTGGACGACATCGCCGGCCAGGTCGGCTTCGCCACCGGCACTTCCCTGCGCCAGCACCTGCACGCCTCCATCGGAGTCTCCCCGCTGGCCTACCGGCGCACCTTCCGCGGCGGAGCGGCGAACCCGGGGGCACCGGTCCCGGCCGGTCAGCCCCGGGAAGCAGCACCGCTCTGA
- a CDS encoding NADP-dependent oxidoreductase has protein sequence MTNNATMRAISQDTYGTTDVLTETRIPRPTPGPSQILVAVKAAGVNPTDWKHRGGGLFLDHLPLVLGWDVSGVVEAVGYGVTLFKPGDEVFGMLPYPYGVGAHADYVTAPTRAFAHKPRGIDHVQAGALPLAALTAYQALVDTAQVTAGQRVLVHAAAGGVGHLAVQIAKSRGAYVIGTASAPKHDFVRSLGADEVVDYRTTDFRDVVRDIDVVLDPLSGDTRTRSLEVLRPGGVLVSLLPGTDPDEAAKAAERGVRVETLLVEADHAGMNAIAGLAESGALRAHVEAVFPLADAAKAHALGETDRTTGKIVLLVDGALAEG, from the coding sequence ATGACCAACAACGCCACCATGCGCGCCATCAGCCAGGACACCTACGGAACGACCGACGTACTCACGGAGACCAGGATCCCCAGGCCGACGCCGGGCCCGAGCCAGATCCTGGTCGCCGTCAAGGCGGCCGGGGTCAATCCCACCGACTGGAAGCACCGCGGCGGCGGACTCTTCCTGGACCACCTGCCGCTCGTTCTCGGCTGGGACGTCTCCGGTGTCGTCGAGGCCGTCGGCTACGGCGTCACACTGTTCAAGCCGGGCGACGAGGTCTTCGGCATGCTGCCCTACCCGTACGGAGTCGGGGCACACGCCGATTACGTGACCGCACCCACGCGCGCTTTCGCCCACAAGCCCCGGGGCATCGACCACGTCCAGGCCGGCGCCCTGCCGCTCGCGGCGCTCACCGCGTACCAGGCACTCGTGGACACGGCGCAGGTGACCGCGGGACAGCGGGTTCTCGTTCACGCGGCGGCCGGTGGTGTCGGCCACCTCGCCGTCCAGATCGCCAAGTCGCGCGGCGCTTACGTCATCGGTACGGCGAGTGCTCCGAAGCACGACTTCGTCCGGTCCCTCGGCGCCGACGAAGTCGTCGACTACCGGACCACCGACTTCCGGGACGTCGTCCGGGACATCGACGTAGTCCTGGACCCGCTCTCCGGGGACACCCGCACCCGCTCCCTCGAGGTCCTGCGCCCCGGCGGCGTGCTCGTGTCCCTTCTGCCGGGCACGGACCCGGACGAGGCGGCGAAGGCGGCCGAACGGGGCGTACGGGTGGAGACGCTCCTCGTGGAGGCCGACCACGCCGGTATGAACGCCATCGCGGGCCTTGCGGAGTCCGGTGCCCTGCGTGCTCATGTCGAGGCGGTGTTCCCCCTCGCCGACGCGGCCAAGGCCCACGCCCTGGGCGAGACCGACCGCACCACAGGCAAGATCGTCCTGCTGGTGGACGGAGCACTCGCGGAGGGATAG
- a CDS encoding DUF998 domain-containing protein — MRSVPWWALLSSASAPILLVGGWSISAALQGPSYDPASKTISLLASNGAAGYWVMTSALIALGVCHVITAWGLHPAASPGRLALAGGGLSALLLPLFPAPSSGGSLEHGAVVSVGFSLLALWPALAMRRGAVPQVHASTRGATAERNVTPVRSNPSDRRRATGGGSVALSRTRTAPWGLRPGPSLMATASMWLGGAWFLLALFVHDTAGAAERVLTFAQSFWPLVVVVSCVRQTNDDEGLT; from the coding sequence ATGCGATCTGTCCCTTGGTGGGCCCTCCTCTCTTCGGCATCCGCGCCGATCCTGCTGGTCGGCGGCTGGTCGATCTCAGCGGCGCTTCAGGGGCCCAGCTACGACCCCGCCTCGAAAACGATCAGCCTCCTCGCGTCCAACGGCGCCGCCGGGTACTGGGTGATGACCTCGGCCCTGATCGCGCTGGGCGTCTGCCACGTGATTACCGCCTGGGGGCTGCACCCCGCGGCTTCGCCCGGACGCCTGGCACTGGCCGGTGGCGGCCTGTCGGCCTTGCTTCTGCCACTGTTCCCGGCGCCCAGCAGTGGGGGCTCGCTCGAACACGGTGCGGTGGTCTCGGTCGGCTTCTCGCTTCTCGCGCTGTGGCCCGCCCTGGCCATGCGGCGCGGTGCCGTCCCCCAAGTGCACGCCTCGACGCGAGGCGCGACCGCGGAGCGGAACGTGACACCGGTTCGAAGCAACCCCTCCGACCGACGCCGCGCAACCGGGGGCGGCTCGGTGGCCCTGTCCCGAACGCGGACTGCACCGTGGGGGCTCCGCCCCGGACCGTCGCTCATGGCGACCGCATCGATGTGGCTCGGCGGTGCCTGGTTCCTGCTCGCGCTGTTCGTGCACGACACCGCGGGGGCGGCTGAGCGGGTCCTGACCTTCGCACAGTCGTTCTGGCCGCTCGTGGTGGTGGTCTCCTGCGTACGACAGACCAATGACGACGAAGGACTGACGTGA
- a CDS encoding class I SAM-dependent methyltransferase, translating to MGDHDHHNSVRRSYDAVAEEYAARLHDELAGKPLDRALLASLLEQTEAGTVVADLGCGPGHVAAWLADKGARTVAIDLSAGMIEAGRRRFADVEFREGDLLELPAKDSEFGSAVAFYTIIHLDPGDLHRAFEEAGRVLRPSGLLLLSFHIDEEVLHRDEWWGHEVDIDFRFFDPARIADLLKAAGFTVEMHMERTHYEHEVATRRAYLLARRG from the coding sequence ATGGGTGATCATGACCATCACAACTCTGTGCGCCGCAGCTACGACGCCGTGGCCGAGGAGTACGCGGCCCGGTTGCACGACGAGCTCGCGGGGAAGCCGCTCGACCGGGCGCTCCTGGCCTCCCTTCTGGAACAGACCGAAGCCGGAACCGTCGTCGCCGACCTCGGCTGCGGCCCCGGGCATGTCGCGGCCTGGCTGGCCGACAAGGGTGCACGTACGGTCGCGATCGATCTGTCGGCGGGCATGATCGAGGCCGGTCGGCGCCGGTTCGCGGACGTGGAGTTCCGCGAGGGGGACCTGCTTGAACTTCCCGCAAAGGACAGCGAGTTCGGATCAGCAGTTGCCTTCTACACGATCATCCACCTTGACCCGGGTGACCTGCACCGCGCCTTCGAGGAGGCAGGGCGGGTCCTGCGTCCCTCCGGGCTGCTCCTCCTCTCCTTCCACATCGACGAGGAGGTCCTCCACCGGGACGAGTGGTGGGGGCACGAGGTGGACATCGACTTCCGCTTCTTCGATCCCGCGCGCATCGCCGACCTTCTGAAGGCGGCCGGGTTCACCGTGGAGATGCACATGGAGCGCACCCACTACGAGCACGAGGTCGCCACGCGCCGGGCCTACCTGCTGGCACGCCGCGGCTGA
- a CDS encoding VOC family protein — protein MRQMIRNPPEGYTSVAPWVVTDDTGGLLDFITGAFGGEELARVPLEDGTIGHGEIRVGDTVVLAFDRRSDWPVMPSLLRIFVPDADAAMAAAAAHGAEVITEILDSAWGDRGGRVRDPFGNIWWVTSRVEDVEPDVAWQRMSEPKYAEAMRVAQETLDATLGGRESGEASAPRAPGS, from the coding sequence ATGCGACAGATGATCCGGAATCCTCCCGAGGGCTACACCAGCGTCGCGCCGTGGGTGGTCACCGACGACACCGGCGGACTGCTCGACTTCATCACTGGCGCGTTCGGCGGCGAAGAGCTTGCGCGGGTGCCGCTCGAGGACGGCACCATCGGCCACGGCGAGATCCGGGTCGGCGACACCGTCGTCCTGGCTTTCGACCGACGGTCCGACTGGCCGGTCATGCCCTCGCTGTTGCGGATCTTCGTCCCGGACGCGGACGCCGCCATGGCCGCTGCCGCGGCCCACGGCGCCGAGGTGATCACCGAGATCCTGGACAGCGCGTGGGGCGATCGCGGCGGCAGGGTACGGGACCCGTTCGGCAACATCTGGTGGGTGACGAGCCGGGTCGAGGACGTCGAACCGGACGTGGCCTGGCAGCGCATGTCCGAGCCGAAGTACGCCGAGGCGATGCGCGTGGCCCAGGAGACACTGGACGCCACGCTCGGCGGCCGGGAGTCGGGGGAAGCCAGTGCTCCGCGGGCTCCGGGCAGCTGA
- a CDS encoding RNA polymerase sigma factor — protein sequence MADASWPGEQLIVAAQHGDIDSITALVSGSHPNVQRFARSLCATPEDAEDAAQEALIILYRKIGMLRASGALASWMFRIVRNECLRRARTMRSHEPMPDGAERSAEELALQRIEAGEVAAVIAALPAEQRRVLIMRDIQGYSGRMVAEALGLSTAAMKSRLHRARTAVQQSLRSTPEPEPVPGDAHDDVQNGRA from the coding sequence GTGGCTGACGCGTCCTGGCCCGGTGAACAGCTGATCGTCGCCGCCCAGCACGGCGACATCGACTCGATCACCGCGTTGGTGTCGGGTTCGCACCCGAACGTGCAGCGATTCGCCCGCTCGCTCTGCGCCACTCCTGAGGATGCCGAGGACGCGGCGCAGGAAGCCTTGATCATCCTCTATCGCAAGATCGGGATGCTCCGGGCCTCCGGCGCGCTGGCGTCGTGGATGTTTCGCATCGTCCGCAACGAGTGCCTGCGGCGCGCGCGGACGATGCGGTCCCACGAGCCCATGCCTGATGGCGCCGAGCGCTCCGCCGAGGAGCTGGCTCTGCAGCGCATCGAGGCGGGCGAGGTGGCGGCCGTCATCGCTGCCCTGCCGGCCGAGCAGCGCCGCGTGCTGATCATGCGGGACATCCAGGGCTACAGCGGACGCATGGTCGCCGAGGCACTCGGCCTCAGTACCGCCGCGATGAAATCGCGTCTGCACCGCGCCCGCACCGCGGTTCAGCAGTCTCTTCGTTCCACACCCGAACCCGAGCCTGTTCCTGGAGATGCCCATGACGACGTCCAAAACGGACGGGCCTGA
- a CDS encoding HEAT repeat domain-containing protein, whose translation MTGTRGASARDGRGNMLEGLDAVDWRGLDPDLPATDLAKVLRRIARADAATPRDAVERAYGQLQELLLSRGRFTDAGTASLPFLVDLALDADTVGRPDAVDVLASLAHNRAAGDDASTDAGWDAAWRRQWPRLRRLLGDRDPEVRRAALQLIADRTGPLLERWRVETDLSVRVTLLLALGEAAASEDRAGATADEVCAVLDAAFHGEDRVLRVAAVIATCFLDPQAALRACPMLLDILCDPALAPEFGRVWYTLNCEYPYDRGSVAGWVVGLLERDTGVAISFVAGLAEAGNRTGDADLRRCALDEAWRLLERRPSAADTFLPMAAGLLTDPDDDVRYKATHLLAVIGRRAAPYADRLAALLDDTGESQFFDGTVGEHARWALTRIGDPRALPDLVERLVEPYRDMPGRGYGISDPRQPDVVDVLTPLHAHAEVLLPAVREALRDEVARSGWLVGQLRDVLQAWGEDPVLPGETTTHAQPWSPPLMTPAEAESVVLASAPDGEPIGPFVTALSSLIHHGRTTTPVREALAALRDADIRLSQYGDYRTFLQDEEIREQMDAVLALP comes from the coding sequence ATGACCGGGACGCGGGGCGCATCCGCGAGAGACGGGCGGGGGAACATGCTGGAGGGGCTGGACGCGGTGGACTGGCGCGGGCTGGATCCGGATCTGCCGGCCACCGACCTAGCGAAGGTGCTGCGCCGGATCGCGCGGGCGGATGCCGCCACCCCGCGGGATGCCGTGGAGAGGGCATACGGCCAACTGCAGGAACTCCTCCTGTCCCGCGGTCGGTTCACCGATGCGGGCACCGCTTCGCTGCCGTTCCTCGTCGACCTCGCTCTTGACGCGGATACGGTCGGACGGCCGGACGCGGTCGACGTACTGGCGAGCCTCGCCCACAACAGGGCCGCCGGGGACGACGCGTCGACGGATGCCGGGTGGGATGCCGCCTGGAGGCGTCAGTGGCCCCGGCTGCGGAGGCTGCTCGGCGACAGGGATCCAGAGGTGCGCCGGGCCGCGCTGCAGCTGATCGCCGACCGGACCGGACCGCTGCTGGAGCGGTGGCGCGTGGAGACGGACCTTTCGGTGCGGGTGACGCTGTTGCTGGCGCTGGGCGAGGCGGCGGCCTCCGAGGACCGGGCGGGTGCGACGGCCGACGAGGTGTGTGCGGTGCTGGACGCCGCCTTCCATGGCGAGGACCGGGTGCTGCGGGTGGCGGCTGTGATCGCCACCTGCTTCCTGGACCCGCAAGCAGCCCTGCGCGCCTGCCCGATGCTGCTGGACATCCTCTGCGACCCTGCCCTCGCCCCGGAGTTCGGGAGGGTCTGGTACACCCTGAACTGCGAGTATCCGTACGACCGCGGCAGCGTCGCCGGCTGGGTCGTGGGCCTCCTGGAACGCGACACGGGGGTGGCGATCTCCTTCGTGGCGGGGCTCGCCGAGGCGGGAAACCGCACGGGGGACGCGGACCTGCGTCGGTGCGCGTTGGACGAGGCGTGGCGGCTGCTGGAGCGTCGGCCGTCCGCGGCCGACACGTTCCTGCCCATGGCGGCCGGCCTGCTGACCGACCCCGACGACGACGTGCGCTACAAGGCGACGCATCTCCTGGCGGTGATCGGTCGCCGGGCCGCCCCGTACGCCGACCGGCTCGCCGCCCTCCTGGACGACACCGGAGAGTCGCAGTTCTTCGACGGCACTGTCGGCGAGCACGCGCGGTGGGCACTGACCCGGATCGGAGACCCGCGCGCACTGCCGGATCTGGTCGAGCGGCTCGTCGAGCCGTACCGCGACATGCCGGGCCGGGGCTACGGCATCAGTGACCCACGGCAGCCGGACGTCGTCGACGTGCTCACACCGCTGCACGCTCACGCCGAGGTGCTGCTGCCCGCCGTACGGGAGGCACTGCGCGACGAGGTCGCCCGCTCGGGCTGGCTGGTCGGACAGCTCCGCGACGTACTCCAGGCATGGGGAGAGGACCCGGTACTCCCGGGCGAGACGACGACGCACGCTCAGCCGTGGTCGCCGCCGCTGATGACGCCGGCCGAGGCGGAGTCGGTCGTGCTGGCGTCGGCACCCGACGGGGAGCCGATCGGGCCGTTCGTCACCGCCCTGTCCTCGCTCATCCACCACGGACGTACCACCACTCCGGTCAGAGAGGCGCTGGCCGCCCTCCGGGATGCGGACATCCGGCTGTCCCAGTACGGCGACTACCGCACGTTCCTCCAGGACGAGGAGATCCGCGAACAGATGGACGCGGTGCTCGCGCTGCCGTGA
- a CDS encoding carbohydrate-binding protein: MAAGFSEWKVNRQYSANDRVTYMGKQYRCSVTHKSNSASNPKTAVKMWQKSTD, from the coding sequence ATGGCAGCTGGATTCTCGGAGTGGAAAGTCAACCGGCAGTATTCGGCCAATGACCGGGTCACCTATATGGGTAAGCAGTACCGCTGCTCGGTGACACACAAGTCGAACTCCGCTTCCAATCCGAAGACTGCTGTCAAGATGTGGCAGAAGAGCACCGACTGA
- a CDS encoding VOC family protein — MNHTENPAWPTGISAITLFVENLEEAKRFYREVFGLPLAFEDDSSAVFDFGNSLINLLSTTSAHDLIDPARVAEPSAGSRVQLTLPVDDVDAMCAELVARGVKMLNGPVDRPWGIRTASFRDPGGHIWEIAR; from the coding sequence GTGAATCACACCGAGAATCCGGCATGGCCCACAGGCATCAGCGCCATCACCCTGTTCGTCGAGAACCTGGAAGAGGCGAAACGGTTCTACCGTGAGGTGTTCGGTCTGCCCCTCGCCTTCGAGGACGACAGTTCCGCCGTATTCGACTTCGGAAACAGCCTCATAAACCTCCTGAGCACGACCTCGGCCCACGATTTGATCGACCCGGCGCGGGTCGCCGAGCCGAGTGCCGGGTCCCGTGTGCAGCTCACGCTCCCCGTGGACGATGTGGACGCCATGTGCGCGGAGCTGGTCGCGCGAGGCGTGAAAATGCTGAACGGCCCGGTCGACCGCCCTTGGGGGATCCGGACAGCCAGCTTCCGCGACCCCGGCGGGCACATCTGGGAGATCGCCAGGTGA
- a CDS encoding LacI family DNA-binding transcriptional regulator, with the protein MPQHSPGSRPTLEGVAERAGVSRATASRVVNGGDGVRKPLVDKVLQAVEELGYIPNHAARTLVTRRTGAVAVVIAEPEIRIFSDPFFSQQLRGISKELAAHDTQLVLLIVEGAEDFDRVARYLAGGHVDGALAFSLHTDDPLPAITRRAGVPTVYGGRPSWSVAPGDRAVPYVDADNRGGARAAVQYLRDLGRERIAHIAGPPDQTSAMDRLHGYRDILLDVDPTLVAEGAFTVESGERAMVELLERRPDLDAVFAANDLMASGALRVLRERGIRVPEQVALVGFDDMEPVAETTDPPLTTVRQDIEGQGRLMARLLLRGLSRDRAGADAFDAPDSVITPTTLVRRASA; encoded by the coding sequence GTGCCCCAGCATTCCCCCGGGTCCCGGCCCACCCTGGAAGGCGTCGCGGAGCGTGCCGGTGTCTCCCGGGCCACCGCGTCACGGGTCGTGAACGGGGGCGACGGGGTACGCAAGCCGCTGGTCGACAAGGTCCTCCAGGCGGTCGAGGAGCTCGGGTACATCCCGAATCACGCCGCCCGGACCTTGGTCACCCGGCGGACCGGGGCCGTGGCCGTAGTCATCGCGGAGCCGGAGATCCGGATCTTCTCCGACCCGTTCTTCTCCCAGCAGCTCCGGGGCATCAGTAAGGAACTGGCCGCCCACGACACGCAGTTGGTCCTGCTGATCGTGGAGGGGGCCGAGGATTTCGACCGGGTCGCACGCTATCTGGCCGGTGGCCACGTCGACGGTGCGCTGGCGTTCTCCCTGCACACCGACGACCCGCTCCCCGCGATCACCAGGCGGGCCGGAGTGCCGACGGTGTACGGCGGCCGGCCGAGCTGGAGCGTGGCTCCGGGCGATCGGGCGGTGCCCTACGTGGACGCCGACAACCGGGGCGGCGCGCGGGCGGCCGTGCAGTATCTCCGCGATCTCGGGCGGGAACGGATCGCCCACATCGCCGGGCCGCCCGACCAGACCTCTGCCATGGACCGGCTGCACGGCTACCGCGACATCCTGCTCGACGTCGACCCGACTCTCGTGGCCGAGGGAGCGTTCACCGTGGAGAGCGGGGAGCGGGCGATGGTGGAGCTGCTGGAGCGGCGGCCCGACCTCGACGCGGTGTTCGCCGCCAACGATCTGATGGCCTCGGGCGCCCTGCGAGTGCTGCGGGAGCGCGGGATCCGGGTTCCCGAGCAGGTCGCGCTGGTCGGCTTCGACGACATGGAACCGGTGGCGGAGACCACCGATCCGCCGCTGACCACCGTGCGGCAGGACATCGAGGGCCAGGGCAGGCTGATGGCCCGGCTGCTGCTGCGCGGCCTGAGCCGTGACCGTGCGGGCGCCGACGCCTTCGACGCCCCCGACTCCGTGATCACCCCGACCACACTGGTGCGGCGGGCCTCGGCCTGA